The Geobacter sp. AOG2 genome includes a window with the following:
- the gmhB gene encoding D-glycero-beta-D-manno-heptose 1,7-bisphosphate 7-phosphatase has protein sequence MVLGSGTLKRAVFVDRDGTINVEKDYLYRAEDFEFIPRVPEALRLLNEAGLLVVVVTNQSGVARGYYTEEDVDILHRHIAAELAKSGAWVDAWYYCPHHPSGRGSYSLPCSCRKPLPGMLMEAARHHNIDLAASVMIGDKLVDMEAGIAAGCRTILVRTGYGTDEEVRIRPGSVVCDDLLAAVLTLIHQNDGV, from the coding sequence ATGGTTTTAGGAAGTGGTACTCTGAAACGAGCCGTTTTCGTGGATAGGGACGGCACCATCAATGTGGAGAAGGATTACCTCTACCGGGCCGAGGATTTCGAGTTCATTCCAAGAGTGCCGGAGGCGCTCAGGCTGTTGAACGAAGCAGGCCTCCTCGTGGTGGTCGTTACGAACCAGTCAGGTGTCGCCCGGGGCTATTACACCGAGGAAGATGTTGACATCCTGCATCGCCACATCGCTGCTGAGCTCGCCAAAAGCGGCGCGTGGGTGGACGCATGGTATTATTGCCCCCACCATCCTTCTGGACGCGGCAGCTATTCACTCCCCTGTAGTTGTCGCAAACCCTTGCCGGGTATGCTTATGGAAGCGGCCCGCCACCACAATATAGATCTTGCGGCGTCGGTCATGATTGGCGACAAACTGGTCGACATGGAAGCCGGAATTGCGGCGGGGTGCCGCACGATTCTGGTGCGGACCGGCTATGGTACAGATGAAGAGGTACGCATCCGGCCGGGAAGCGTGGTTTGTGACGACCTGCTGGCCGCTGTTCTCACCCTGATCCACCAAAATGATGGGGTTTGA
- the rfbA gene encoding glucose-1-phosphate thymidylyltransferase RfbA: MTLGITKGIILAGGAGSRLFPLTLVASKQLQPVYDKPMIYYPLATLMTAGIRDILLISTPHDLPRFEKLLGDGSRWGISLTYKVQPEPKGIAQAFLVGEEFIDDKPVCLILGDNIFYGKMNLDRIFADFQGGARIFGYQVNDPERYGVVDFDATGKVLSIEEKPKQPKSHYAVPGLYLYDSHVVDTAKSIAPSPRGELEITDVNTAYLRRGELTVERLGRGIAWLDTGTHKSLLEASIFIETIESRQGLKIACLEEIALRRGFIDCVHMKQVIDDTPNSTYRDYLMRVYAENELCGGN; encoded by the coding sequence ATGACCCTCGGCATCACCAAAGGTATCATTCTGGCCGGCGGGGCCGGTAGTCGTCTGTTTCCGCTGACCTTGGTGGCCAGCAAACAACTTCAGCCGGTCTACGACAAACCCATGATCTATTATCCCCTGGCGACCCTGATGACGGCCGGTATCAGGGATATCCTGCTGATTTCCACACCCCACGACCTTCCCCGTTTCGAAAAGCTCCTAGGAGATGGCTCCCGTTGGGGCATCTCCCTCACCTATAAGGTCCAACCCGAGCCCAAGGGGATCGCTCAAGCATTTCTGGTGGGAGAGGAATTCATCGACGACAAGCCAGTCTGTCTGATCCTAGGTGACAACATCTTTTACGGCAAGATGAACCTGGATCGTATCTTTGCCGACTTTCAGGGAGGGGCGCGTATCTTTGGTTATCAAGTCAATGACCCCGAGCGCTACGGTGTTGTTGATTTCGATGCTACAGGCAAGGTGCTTAGTATCGAGGAAAAGCCGAAACAGCCCAAATCTCACTACGCGGTCCCCGGTCTCTATCTGTATGATAGCCACGTGGTTGATACCGCCAAGTCCATTGCACCTTCGCCGCGTGGCGAACTCGAGATCACCGATGTCAATACAGCTTATCTGCGGCGCGGCGAGTTGACGGTGGAGCGGTTGGGGCGAGGGATCGCCTGGCTGGACACCGGAACCCATAAGAGCCTTCTGGAGGCCAGTATCTTCATTGAAACCATAGAGTCGCGCCAAGGTCTGAAGATCGCCTGCTTGGAAGAGATTGCCTTGCGGCGGGGTTTTATCGATTGTGTCCACATGAAGCAGGTTATTGACGACACCCCCAATTCGACCTACCGTGATTATCTTATGCGGGTATACGCCGAAAACGAGCTCTGCGGCGGAAATTAA
- the mrdA gene encoding penicillin-binding protein 2: protein MKEQRFVREITESKRRILILSFVVMGIFFLLVLRLWHLQILNADDYRNMSENNRLRFVPVAASRGAIMDRNGTLLVSNQPSFSLAVVPQEITDKEDLLDRLAKLLGLGRAEMNERWEKGKGRAKYYPIILASNISRDQVEIVEENHLRLPGVEIEMKPVREYANGTLAAHLLGYIGEISEDELSTTGFEEYNPGDYLGKNGIERSWEKELHGNDGGRQLEVDARGRVLRTVSESYPTVGNSVVLTIDANLQKQAEQAFGDQAGAAVAMDVNTGEVLAFVSNPGFDPALFSGKMPADIWKQYLEDKRHPLENKALTGQYPPGSTFKIITALAGLEEGKIDENTTVNCSGSYKLGSSTFNCWNRHGHGITNLRKALRESCDVFFYQLGERLGVDSIAAMAKRFMLGAPMGIGLAHEKGGLIPSAEWKLKRFAKRWFHGETLPVAIGQGYVLMTPIQLASMIATVANEGTVHRPYLVKRIVDADGKPLKEFKPELLGITGVSADKYKLVKQGLFAVVNEPGGTGAAARLPDVHVAGKSGTSQVVKLRDSKQATPYQYRDHALFVAFAPYEKPEIAVAVVVEHGEHGGSAAGPIAGRILKAWFDGKKPAKKEPVRLKNNEEGTGEEPSVPPAEKQTENGDDKDD from the coding sequence ATGAAAGAACAACGTTTCGTCCGCGAGATCACGGAGTCCAAGAGACGGATTCTGATCCTCTCATTTGTGGTGATGGGGATATTTTTCCTGCTGGTGCTGCGCCTGTGGCACTTGCAGATCTTGAATGCCGACGATTACCGCAACATGTCGGAAAACAACCGCCTGCGTTTCGTGCCGGTGGCCGCATCCCGCGGGGCCATCATGGACCGCAACGGGACGCTGCTGGTAAGCAACCAGCCTTCCTTCAGCCTGGCGGTTGTACCTCAGGAAATTACCGACAAGGAAGACCTGCTCGACCGCCTTGCAAAGCTGCTCGGCCTGGGTCGTGCCGAAATGAATGAGCGCTGGGAAAAGGGGAAGGGACGGGCTAAATATTACCCGATCATTCTGGCGTCGAACATAAGTCGCGACCAAGTGGAAATCGTGGAGGAAAACCATCTGCGCCTTCCCGGGGTAGAGATCGAAATGAAGCCGGTACGTGAGTATGCAAATGGTACTCTGGCGGCTCATTTGCTGGGCTATATCGGTGAAATATCCGAGGATGAACTGAGCACAACGGGATTCGAAGAGTACAACCCGGGCGATTATCTCGGCAAAAACGGTATCGAACGAAGTTGGGAAAAAGAACTGCACGGCAATGACGGCGGCCGGCAGTTGGAAGTGGATGCGCGTGGCCGGGTCTTGCGGACCGTCTCTGAGTCATACCCCACAGTCGGCAACAGTGTGGTGCTGACCATCGACGCGAACCTCCAGAAACAGGCAGAGCAGGCCTTTGGAGATCAGGCTGGCGCTGCGGTCGCTATGGATGTGAACACCGGTGAGGTGTTGGCCTTTGTCAGCAACCCTGGGTTCGACCCTGCGCTTTTCAGCGGAAAGATGCCGGCGGATATCTGGAAGCAATACTTGGAGGATAAACGGCATCCCTTGGAAAATAAGGCGTTGACCGGTCAGTATCCCCCAGGTTCGACCTTCAAGATCATTACCGCACTGGCAGGCTTGGAAGAAGGTAAGATAGACGAGAATACCACCGTAAACTGTAGTGGCTCTTATAAATTGGGGAGTTCGACCTTCAACTGCTGGAACAGGCATGGCCACGGCATCACTAATCTGAGGAAGGCATTGCGCGAGTCATGCGACGTCTTTTTTTATCAGTTGGGCGAGCGTTTGGGAGTAGACAGCATCGCTGCCATGGCAAAAAGGTTCATGCTCGGCGCGCCCATGGGCATTGGTCTGGCACACGAGAAGGGGGGGCTGATCCCCTCCGCTGAATGGAAATTGAAGCGCTTCGCAAAGCGTTGGTTTCACGGTGAGACCCTGCCGGTCGCCATTGGCCAAGGCTACGTGTTGATGACGCCGATTCAATTGGCCTCTATGATAGCCACAGTCGCCAACGAGGGGACGGTACACCGCCCCTATCTGGTGAAGCGCATCGTCGATGCCGACGGTAAACCGCTCAAGGAGTTCAAGCCGGAATTGCTGGGCATAACCGGCGTCTCAGCGGATAAATACAAGCTGGTCAAACAAGGGTTATTCGCCGTGGTGAACGAGCCGGGCGGGACCGGTGCCGCGGCGCGGCTTCCAGATGTTCATGTTGCGGGTAAATCCGGCACTTCCCAGGTGGTCAAACTGCGCGACAGCAAGCAGGCAACCCCCTACCAATATCGTGACCACGCTTTGTTTGTGGCTTTTGCCCCCTATGAAAAACCTGAGATCGCCGTGGCAGTTGTTGTGGAGCATGGTGAACATGGCGGCTCGGCGGCCGGTCCGATTGCCGGACGCATTCTGAAGGCTTGGTTTGACGGTAAAAAACCAGCTAAAAAAGAACCGGTACGCCTGAAGAACAACGAAGAAGGCACGGGCGAAGAGCCATCGGTCCCTCCCGCCGAAAAACAGACCGAAAATGGGGATGATAAAGATGATTGA
- the mreC gene encoding rod shape-determining protein MreC — protein MDFFKKYMLFILAAVGILAALIFYSLNIPHKRDANIIERGILTVFAPIMKPFSRLSAFGEDVWNNYLDLVDVRRENLHLREEVKVLNSRVVAAEEANLANKRLSLLLGVKNSIKEPTLTATVIGEDLSPWFGTLVIDRGSSSGITEGMAVVAADGVVGQVVKVAPASCRVLLLTDHSSGIAATIQRSRARGVVKGKGDGLCQLEFTTREEDVKVGDMVVSSGIGGVFMKGLPIGEVTMVKRGEYGIFQTVTIRPAVNISHLEDVLVVLRNGND, from the coding sequence ATGGATTTCTTTAAAAAATACATGCTTTTCATTCTGGCAGCCGTCGGGATACTTGCGGCCCTGATCTTCTATTCGCTCAACATCCCTCATAAACGAGATGCCAATATTATCGAGCGCGGGATCTTAACCGTCTTTGCCCCGATCATGAAGCCGTTTTCCCGGTTGAGCGCTTTTGGCGAAGACGTCTGGAACAATTATCTCGACCTAGTAGACGTACGCCGGGAGAATCTGCATCTTCGGGAAGAGGTCAAGGTGCTCAACAGTCGGGTCGTTGCGGCGGAAGAGGCTAATCTGGCAAACAAGCGTCTGAGCCTGCTTCTGGGAGTGAAAAATTCGATTAAGGAACCGACCCTTACCGCCACCGTGATCGGTGAGGACTTGAGTCCGTGGTTCGGGACACTGGTCATTGATCGTGGAAGCTCAAGCGGTATCACCGAAGGTATGGCTGTGGTGGCAGCTGACGGGGTGGTTGGGCAGGTGGTCAAAGTTGCACCCGCCAGTTGCCGGGTACTGCTTTTGACCGATCATTCCAGCGGCATTGCTGCCACTATCCAACGGTCCCGGGCCAGGGGGGTGGTCAAGGGTAAGGGTGATGGGTTATGCCAACTTGAATTCACCACCCGTGAAGAAGACGTCAAGGTGGGGGACATGGTTGTTTCATCGGGCATCGGCGGCGTTTTCATGAAAGGGCTGCCAATCGGCGAGGTAACAATGGTCAAACGCGGTGAATACGGCATTTTCCAGACCGTGACCATCCGTCCGGCCGTGAATATCTCGCATCTTGAGGATGTACTGGTGGTACTGAGGAACGGCAATGACTAA
- the mreD gene encoding rod shape-determining protein MreD, protein MTKLGAAVIVIVSAVVLQSAVLPVHIASPFKADLLLIFVVYLALRGSFKAGAPLSWLLGLVKDVFSGLYLGLNAFTFLLIFMVIKNISDRLYTESAPLFVITVCVATLSCVSLNLLLLLMFTASPGIAYSMGAGLVPHLLVNAFAASLVPLIPGFNRLLETP, encoded by the coding sequence ATGACTAAGCTGGGTGCAGCGGTGATCGTCATCGTATCGGCTGTGGTGCTTCAGTCTGCGGTTCTGCCGGTTCATATCGCTTCGCCTTTTAAGGCCGATCTGTTGTTGATTTTTGTGGTCTACTTGGCACTACGTGGCTCATTCAAGGCCGGAGCGCCCTTGTCCTGGTTGTTGGGGCTTGTCAAGGACGTGTTCAGCGGGCTCTATCTTGGGCTTAACGCCTTTACTTTCCTCCTTATTTTTATGGTTATCAAAAATATCTCCGATCGGCTTTACACCGAGAGCGCCCCTCTTTTCGTCATAACCGTCTGCGTTGCCACCTTGAGTTGTGTCTCGCTGAATCTTCTTTTGCTGCTCATGTTTACCGCATCCCCCGGCATTGCCTACTCAATGGGCGCTGGGTTGGTGCCCCATCTTCTCGTTAATGCCTTCGCCGCGTCGCTCGTCCCCCTTATCCCCGGTTTCAACCGTCTACTGGAAACGCCATGA
- the ptsP gene encoding phosphoenolpyruvate--protein phosphotransferase yields the protein MKESHHSNGLRTLEDISAIILHSHDLHETLENIVTIVARRMGTDVCSIYLLEKDGETLVLKASKGLSKASVNRVSMKVHEGLTGLTFESRGMVMTDNAPAHPRYKYFKESKEEKFLSFLGLPLFERKTPIGVIVIQTREARNFSEDEISTLRTITFQISSIVHNAGLLDSIQRTEQERAWFEQELAKIKNGDTISVPEMKKGDKKPSFVPRMLSGSAVSAGFCRGKVYILDRFSDKVIKVAKVGTKSDEKRNFSLALEKVKIETIYMEKRVSETLSEDDAAIFHTHLMILEDRGFSTKVGDLIDQGTGATRAVHDVVHHYVQAFSAMEDPYLRERSADMEDIGRRLIDVLEGNDKTTVTLKEKRVLIAEEIFPSDLAMLDHEKILGIVTENGNIYSHAAIMAKSMGIPSVFGVAGLTEAANVKDEIIVDGTSGHVYINPDGVIKKEYERLERDRAGRQKELEGLRELPAVTRDNVIITLNANIGLISDVRVANAHGAQGVGLYRTEFPYMTRTTFPDRHQQAAVYRKILEAFSGQKVNIRTLDIGGDKGLPYFSYPHEDNPFLGWRSIRVSLERQDIFREQLAGILLSATAGFPTIMFPLISSVDEIRQVKKILTSVREELKQEGHELPTNIPLGIMIEVPAAVLIIDHLLKEVDYVSIGTNDLIQYTLAADRNNPRIKQYYDPYHPAVLYSIKQVADAAAKAGKEASVCGEMAAEPINALLMIGMGIREFSLSAPSIPAVKQAIRSHNITECRTLARQILACASSADVKDRLGKARKRLLS from the coding sequence ATGAAAGAGAGCCATCACTCAAACGGCCTGCGCACACTTGAAGACATCAGTGCCATCATTCTTCACTCACATGACCTGCATGAAACCCTGGAGAATATCGTTACTATCGTGGCCAGACGCATGGGGACGGATGTCTGCTCAATCTATCTTCTGGAAAAGGATGGCGAAACCTTGGTCCTGAAGGCCAGCAAAGGTCTCTCCAAGGCATCGGTCAACCGCGTTTCCATGAAGGTTCACGAAGGACTCACCGGTCTGACGTTCGAAAGCCGGGGCATGGTCATGACCGACAACGCCCCGGCCCATCCCCGTTACAAGTATTTCAAGGAGTCCAAAGAGGAAAAATTCCTCTCATTTCTTGGTCTTCCGCTGTTCGAGCGCAAAACCCCCATCGGCGTCATTGTCATCCAGACCCGCGAGGCGCGAAACTTCAGCGAAGACGAGATCAGCACCCTGCGCACCATCACCTTCCAGATCAGCAGTATCGTCCACAATGCCGGCCTGCTCGATTCTATCCAGCGCACCGAGCAGGAGCGCGCCTGGTTCGAGCAGGAACTGGCCAAGATAAAAAATGGCGACACTATCAGCGTACCTGAAATGAAAAAGGGCGACAAGAAGCCGTCTTTCGTGCCGCGCATGCTTTCCGGCAGCGCGGTGTCGGCTGGATTCTGCCGCGGCAAGGTCTATATTCTCGACCGTTTCAGCGACAAAGTTATTAAAGTAGCCAAGGTCGGCACAAAGTCTGATGAAAAACGTAACTTCAGCCTAGCCTTGGAAAAAGTGAAGATCGAAACCATCTACATGGAAAAACGGGTCAGCGAGACCCTCTCTGAAGACGATGCCGCCATCTTTCACACCCACCTGATGATCCTTGAGGACAGGGGATTCTCCACTAAAGTCGGCGATCTCATCGATCAGGGCACAGGCGCAACCCGTGCCGTACATGATGTAGTCCATCATTACGTTCAGGCCTTCTCGGCCATGGAAGATCCCTACCTGCGCGAACGTTCGGCAGACATGGAAGACATTGGGCGACGCCTGATCGACGTTCTGGAGGGGAATGACAAAACAACAGTGACGCTGAAGGAAAAACGGGTCCTGATCGCGGAAGAGATATTCCCTTCAGACCTTGCCATGCTGGATCACGAAAAGATCCTCGGCATTGTGACCGAAAACGGTAACATATACTCACATGCAGCTATCATGGCTAAATCGATGGGTATCCCATCTGTCTTTGGGGTCGCCGGACTTACGGAGGCCGCCAACGTTAAGGATGAGATCATCGTGGACGGCACATCTGGGCATGTCTATATTAACCCGGACGGCGTCATAAAGAAAGAGTATGAGCGGCTGGAGCGAGACCGGGCCGGTCGTCAGAAGGAACTTGAAGGACTGCGGGAGTTACCGGCGGTGACCCGCGATAATGTCATCATTACCCTGAATGCCAATATCGGCCTGATCTCCGACGTCCGGGTCGCCAATGCGCACGGGGCCCAAGGAGTCGGACTCTACCGCACCGAGTTCCCCTACATGACGCGCACTACTTTTCCCGACCGCCATCAACAGGCCGCTGTTTATCGCAAGATACTTGAAGCCTTCTCCGGACAAAAAGTCAACATCCGCACACTAGATATCGGCGGCGACAAGGGGTTGCCCTACTTCAGCTACCCCCATGAGGATAACCCCTTTCTGGGATGGCGCTCCATCCGGGTCTCGCTTGAAAGGCAAGACATATTCCGGGAGCAGTTGGCCGGGATACTACTCTCCGCAACCGCAGGCTTCCCAACAATCATGTTTCCGCTGATCTCTTCTGTGGACGAAATCCGGCAAGTGAAGAAGATCCTCACTTCCGTGCGGGAAGAGTTGAAGCAGGAGGGACACGAACTGCCCACGAACATCCCGTTGGGGATCATGATCGAAGTACCAGCCGCTGTCCTGATCATTGATCACTTGCTCAAGGAGGTTGATTACGTCAGCATCGGCACCAACGACCTCATCCAATACACCTTAGCGGCCGACCGGAACAATCCCCGAATTAAACAGTATTACGACCCTTACCACCCAGCGGTACTCTACTCCATCAAACAGGTGGCCGATGCAGCGGCAAAGGCTGGCAAAGAGGCATCCGTATGCGGTGAAATGGCGGCCGAACCGATCAATGCTCTGCTCATGATCGGCATGGGTATACGGGAGTTCAGCCTCTCGGCCCCCAGCATCCCGGCGGTCAAGCAGGCAATCCGCTCCCATAACATCACGGAGTGCCGCACCCTGGCCCGCCAGATTCTTGCCTGTGCAAGCAGCGCCGATGTCAAAGACAGGCTGGGCAAAGCGCGAAAAAGGTTGCTGAGTTAG
- the rodA gene encoding rod shape-determining protein RodA, which translates to MIDRRLLTNIDWMLIGFVVVICLLGIMNIYSATTPYKIVGAPYYLKQLNWVLFGMMVVMAVCSVDYHLMEDFSYWLYGFLIVLLVAVLVVGRRSMGATRWLSLGFFNIQPSELMKIIIIATFAKYFAGVQSVNGLSIREVLFPLGILAVPTILIMKQPDLGTAVLVILIAFSMSVYVGLRWSTVVTFGLVTIPAIWLGWAKLLRPYQKNRILDFLNPERSRLGSGYHIIQSKIAVGSGGVFGKGFVKGTQSQLRFLPEQHTDFAFSVFAEEWGFVGCLVLIVLYLLLVLWGLNIARRCNDRFGSLLAVGVTAMLFWHIVINMGMVIGLFPVVGVPLPFFSYGGTSMITSMVGIGILQSISMRRFMF; encoded by the coding sequence ATGATTGACCGCCGCCTGCTGACAAACATCGACTGGATGTTGATCGGGTTTGTGGTCGTGATCTGCCTGCTGGGCATCATGAATATCTACAGCGCAACCACACCTTACAAGATCGTCGGCGCCCCCTATTATCTCAAGCAGCTCAACTGGGTGCTGTTCGGGATGATGGTAGTCATGGCGGTGTGTAGTGTCGACTATCACCTCATGGAAGATTTTTCCTACTGGCTATACGGTTTTCTGATCGTCCTACTCGTAGCGGTCCTAGTGGTTGGACGCCGCTCCATGGGCGCGACACGGTGGCTGAGTCTCGGCTTTTTCAATATTCAGCCGTCGGAGTTGATGAAAATCATCATCATTGCCACGTTTGCCAAATATTTTGCGGGCGTGCAGTCGGTAAATGGATTGAGCATCAGGGAGGTTCTCTTCCCGCTCGGCATTCTTGCGGTGCCGACAATTCTGATCATGAAGCAGCCCGATCTGGGAACCGCCGTTCTGGTTATCCTGATCGCTTTTTCCATGTCGGTCTATGTGGGGCTTCGGTGGTCAACGGTGGTAACCTTTGGCCTGGTCACGATCCCCGCTATCTGGCTGGGATGGGCGAAATTGCTGCGACCCTACCAAAAAAACCGCATCCTCGATTTTCTCAACCCGGAACGTTCACGCCTGGGAAGCGGCTACCACATCATCCAGAGTAAGATTGCCGTCGGCTCCGGCGGCGTCTTCGGCAAAGGATTCGTCAAGGGCACCCAATCACAGCTGCGTTTTTTACCTGAACAACATACGGACTTTGCCTTTTCGGTATTTGCCGAAGAGTGGGGGTTTGTCGGTTGCCTGGTGTTGATTGTCCTGTATCTTCTTCTGGTGTTGTGGGGGCTGAATATTGCCCGACGCTGCAATGACCGGTTTGGCAGCCTGTTGGCAGTTGGGGTGACTGCCATGCTTTTCTGGCACATCGTCATAAACATGGGCATGGTGATCGGCTTGTTTCCGGTGGTGGGAGTGCCGTTGCCGTTTTTTTCCTATGGCGGCACGTCCATGATCACATCCATGGTGGGGATCGGGATTCTGCAGAGCATCAGCATGCGACGGTTCATGTTCTGA